The Prionailurus viverrinus isolate Anna chromosome C1, UM_Priviv_1.0, whole genome shotgun sequence DNA window GCATTACAGAAGACAAAGAAGCCTAATATTTTTTCCTGAGACTTTTGAAGCTTGCTAAATTCCTATTTGCAgataaatgttgttttttttgtgATCCTTACAACAGACATTAATGAAGTTCCTATTGTAAATCCATAAAGAATTACCAAGTGAAGTGTGCACTTTTTGTTTCAATGCAATAACTCAGTGCTGTGTGATTGCCTGGGTTAATGATGAAAAAGTCAAACATACTATCAGAGCTGATGGAAAAATCTATCAccaatctgaaattaaaattcatcTGTGGTCAATAAGATTTAATATCCATGCAAGTGGCGCTGTAAAGAGTAAATGAATCAATGTCATCAATACATAATCAGTATGAAATATGATGTGAATAAAATTATGCACACGAGTCATACATTTCACTCTTTTCTGGGCCAGTGTGGAATGAACAGTCTCTTAACTGAAGGTTGACAGTAATTGTTACAAATTAGGCACAGCAGTTATCAAAATGCACTCACTTGCATAGCTATAGGACTTATTAAGGAGATTAAAATAGATCTAAAACTATCCAGTACTGGGGGGGCTGGACAACTGTTGATCGCCATTTTTCCTCTGAAGTGATTTGAACAACTGTATAAAATTTCCTCACTTTTAACTCTGGTCCAAAAACTTTCCAGTTGTGGATCAAGAATCGAGATACGTAATCTTTAATGGAGCTACCAGCGGCCCAAAGTGATTAGCAAAGACCCAGAACTGTGTTTTAAAAGTCGTAACTGATTCAAATTTTATGGGACTACTGATCAACAAAAACGCCCTCCTCTGAAACTACAGAAATGTTTGTGAAACTGCTTTTCTCAAAATGAACGCTCTGTAAACTGGGTTTGGAAGGCAGGTGTTCAGATTGCCATTACTAATGCAGAAATCATTCTTTCATGACAATGACATTTATTCCCTTTTCCTACCAtaaatgtttctaattttcctCCCACAATAACCTATTCACATCGTATTTCTGAATTTCAAAACTGTCAAGTGGGATAAACAACCGGTTATACGGAAGTTTTATGTTTGGACTTTGCATGTGATAATCCTCTGTTCAACACTGGGGAAGCTACAGATATAACTAAAAGTCAGGATCTTTCTCAACGACAAAAGATTCACAATTTAATAAATCAGCACTCCCATTTCTGAATCCTGTATGTATGAGTACTCTACGTTTCTTTAAAAGGGCACACAAACACACGACCACTGAGGAAAACTCCCTTGAAGGTTGAACCTTCCAACTCGCTCTAATAAAGCTTATTAGCAACTGCTAGGTATTCACCTTCTGGTCGGGCAGTAGTGGATTGCTCTGAAGTGAATTCAAATGGCCATTGATGAGAGCTGTAGGTCTATCATGTTCACAAAATAAACTGCCATTGATGTAGTGAAACCGATCTCCCGGGACCAGGCGATTCCGGCAGGTAGAGCATGTAAAACACTGAAAGGGAAAAGCAAACCCACTGAAAACAAGTACAAATTAAGTCTTTTTTCTGTCACAAGTTTATAAACCGTTCTTAAGCAAGCATCTGTCAAGTACACAGCCACTTAGGGtttagtgtttttcttccttcgacaggattctggaaaacagtgatcCAAATCGCCATAAACCGGATCGGGCTAAGGGGGGAAAGGGACAAGTACAGATGTGCTTATGTGGtgtgccgggggagggggggaagcgAGTATGTAATGACCACTGCGAAGCTCCAACTTTAGATTCCTTTAGTGTCTGCAGCTGGAGAACACAGAGTTCACACTAAGGAGAAACGCTTTGTCTCCACGCAGGAAAGGGAGGATTCTTTTGAaaagagtggaggaggagcaaacGCTACCTTAAGATGATACACATTGCCTTGGGCCCTCATGACGAGCTCGCTGGCAGGAATCGACTGTCCGCATGCGCTGCAGGCACCACTGTTCCCAAATAACCTGAAACAAAGAGGATGGGGGACACCAATGAGGAACCCTAAactagagaagaagaaagaagcaagcTGCTGGCGGCTCGCCCTCCCTTTGGAATGCACTGGACAGAGGCTGAATCCTTACTCAGGCCTCGAATTTTATGTGCGATTTACATAATCCAGGCAAGATCCTTTTTGGGGTCCACGTCTGACTTTTGCCTACCGCAGAGGAAGAGGACGCCCCGGATTTAATCAAAATATTGACTTGCACCTCCAGCAAATACAAAACAATTCTGTTCTACACACATTTTATCAGATTACCGGGttcatcataaaaaaagaaagatacaattCATGACTGGAGTTTAAATGCATTGTGTCCTTGAAATTATATGAAGAACTCTTTTGTACTTTAATCATATCTTGAGATATGAGTCATCAAAAGGGTTAAGAGGATTTGATTGTATATCTAAGAAGACATCATGCTCAGTGTATTGAAACTCCCGTAAACCTCCATCAGTGCAGACTTTCCATTAGAAACTCTCTGCTATCCAGGTTGATATATAATGTGTATGGGTTAACCTTTTCAATCATGGTGTCAACACTTAAGATTTGCCTCTGCTCATCTCTTTCATCctaaccttctctctctcttgataaTGAAATGCTTGCTCCAACTTCCCTCTATCTGCTCCTGAGTCCACAATTTAGATTACTTCATCTCTGCTAGCAACAAACTGAATGAAATTTCGATTTGAGCAGAAAGTAATTTACCGGGATCTGGACCCATTTGTCATCATATCTCTCTGGGTGTTTGCTGTATCACTGCAGTTTTCCTATGCAATCAAATGAGACCACAACATCTGCCatagggggaggagggggagaaggagaaggctgCAGAGGAGGGGAAGCTCAAGGAAGTCTGGTgtactgaagaaaaatatatacataattccTAATATCCTTCCATGGgcacaacaaaatattttaatgaataccGAACTTTGGCTTTTATGGAGTCTGTGGACTCAAGCTGGGAAGCTTTATTTGCGTTTGGGCTTCCCTTTTTAATAtccacaaatgtttattaaacagaCCAAAATGATTTCACATTGAAAGGTGATATCGGAACAAGCAAGCAGGGTCAGAGCAGCACTTTTCAACAACGAAAAACAAAGTAATAGGACTTACAAATTAACGTATTAGTgtcataataaatattaatatttgcatttcctccctgtccaaataaagtcataaaatgcaGTCTGTGTCAAACCAGGAGACTTGTTCCTATGGAACACCCCATAATCTGAATGATTGCGGCATGCctctatataaaaataattgctttgtGTTTTCAGAATCTGGTCTTGCAGAAGAGGCTTGTCATGTTCAAACTACTAATTTGCTGTCGCCACTTTATTGAAAATAGCCTGTAAGTTGTTATTAAATGTATCGACTGAACGACAGGGAGAGTAGTAAAACTGCCCCTTAAGATGGCTTTTAATAGGAAGCCCGAGAAACAAATTTTGCAGCAGCATCGATTTGAAGAGTTCAATCAAAACTCCATTTCAAAACTAATTAGTCTGAGATCCACGACACATTGACACGTTCTTGCAGAATCAGAACAGTTACAGAGAGAAAGCTGAAATAATACACTGTCAGGACCTCTAGCCGCAGGACCACACCGTGTGGGAGCCTGGGGCCGCTGGCCTGCCATCTCCTAATGCTGGACCACTTCAGAACACTGAGGAGGACCTCCTGGTGTCTCACCTACAGCACCCTTCGACCATGGGCTGTCActgctgcctggggaggggggtaggTTCTCAGAAGGGCAGGACTGCCAAAGAAGTAGCATGGCCCTGGGCAAAGAGTTTACAGTCAACAGCAGGGCTATTCCAATCCCCAAAAGGAGTACCAAATTCAAACAATTCGAGTAAAAACATGTCGATGTGGCTGAATACATGCTGGGGATAAAGGGAGGTAGGGTGCAGATAATGAGGATGAGGAACAGAATCCTACCAGAGCTAAGGACCAAATATCCTCTTACAGCAACCCAGAAGTATTTTAATGGATAAGAGTCTATAATTATGGCCGCCACTACCAACAGGTACACCGGTAACACTCCATCTCAAAAATACCCTTTCACAGTACCGATCTGATTACCCAGCctaagtgttcatttatttaacaattcaCCCTGAGTAAAGTCAGTTGTATGTCTTCAACATCTAAGTGTATTTTAATAATCAGGGCAGTCATAATGTAATCCAAAAGCTTTTCATACATCCTATTTTCTCCAGTGCCACTTTCATAACCTTTCAGGGAACAATCAGCAACAAAATCATGGGATTCCTAAAGTGTCAGAAATTACAGTTACAAAGTTTGAAAATGACCACGATCTACCCAGGACCGATGTGCTATTGAACAACATTATTAATGGAGTTTAAGATCTTTCCACGTCTACAGCTTTCAGGCTGCCTCAGAGCAGAACAACTTACGTGTCTATACAGATTTTAATCCCTTTTTACCATAGACGAAGGCTACCATTAGAATTCCACCCTTTTTCTGAAAagttgtgtggtttttgtttttttttttttaaacaacgtTTCTGTGCACTGGAGAGTTAATTATCTAACCAGGGGGACTGTCCAGGACAGTGTTTGATTTAAAAGGCTCGAGGCTTTAGGTGCTCAATTAAGTAGCTATCGGTCTCAGACTGGACTATAATGGGCTCTTTTCTCTTTAACTCAAGCAACGGGGAGATATACCCCAGGTCAGGCTAATTAAAGCCAGGGGAGTCTTTAATTGTGATGACAGAATCGgtttcagtttcctttctttgggTCCTCAGTCCAAGAAGGTCGTTAATATTTCAGCATTTGGGCAATGCAATCAATCACAAACATCAAGAGGTTCCTTAtatgaggaaaagggaaaagaagggaagaaatccCACCAAACCTCTGCACTTTAAAGGTGCTTTGCTCCTGTACAAAAAACACCATGTAGCGTTAGTACTGTTTGCCAGCTCTGCTCCAACTCTCCTTGCTGACATAAAGAGATGGACAGcaagttgtatttttagtttagtAATAATACTTAGCACCTTTCAGAAACTTCAATGACCAATAGGTGGGCTTATTTTCGACTGCATTATTACTTCAAACAAAATATACGCAATATGGTGCGCTACCTGTTTTCTAAACTGCTTTCAGGCAAGGAGAGGCACATTTCTAAAAGTGAGGCTGAAAGGTATACATTTGTACCTGCAAGTAAATATCAGCAACCTATCTGAGGAGAAAAATGCACATCCACAGCTACTGATCCAGAAGCAATTGGTTTTCCAGCAGGTTCCTATATTTAATCTAAATTCTGCACCAGCTATATTAAATGTAACAAAGAAATGCAACCCAGAAATTATGCCTGGAGCCAAGTCCATTAAAGGTACTTCGGAATAACTAGAGACCAAGCACCTTAAAAGCACCAGAAGCTATTGATACTTAAGAGGGGGGCTGTGAATAATCGCAATTGCTGCAttagagaggggagggagaaaaaaaaaaaaatcagccaaatTACGCTTGGTTAATTCAGAGTAACAGATCTGCCCCCAAGTGAATTGGAGGCCTTGAATTAATTCTGTTATGACAAATCAAGATAAACGTTCCCCCTAAATTGCATGcgatttaattaatttttgagatcctgggttttttttttttttcctagctaaTAGTTCACATGCTCCTGTGCTGTCATTGTGCTTGAGTGGGCAGACTTCAAAGTGATATTAAATAACCAACTATTAGATTTACCTAGCACGTCCTATTGGAAAAGTGCCATTTAATTACCTAGCCTGTTCAATTAAAGGGACAGCATTCTCTGAATATAGCAGCTTGCTGTTGATTACCAGGGAAATGAACTCGCTGTCTGGCGGCGCCTCCGTTCCGAACGCTaccccctccccaaacacacCCTCCACCACCAACCACCACCAGTCCCCCGCCCGGGACCCCGCGCGGCGCTCACTGCGGCTGCGGGCGCCACGTGAACGCCCGAGCGGAGCCCGGGGAAAGAAAGAGCGACCCGCTCGCGCGGCTCCCGCCCTGCGCTCGCCCCCTCGCGGGCCCGAGGCCGCCGGCCGGCAGGGCGCCTCGACCGCGGCCTCGGGCGGCgccggcccagccctgccccggcCCCGACCGGCCCCAGCGAGAAAGGGCTCGCCGAGGACCGCCACCCGGGCTTCCGGTGCGTTTCCTCGCCCTCCCCGGACCTAGGGCCCCACCCGTCGGTCTCCGAACTTCCTCCTCTCGCTGCACTTTCCGCGCCAGTCTTCGGGCCGACatgggggtggaggaagaagggTTCGAGGAAAAGAGAAACGGAGTTTTGAAAGCTACTTGGTGGCGCTAGCATagagctgggggggaggggggggtcagaAGCTGGGTGGGGAGAAGAAGAGGGGACAGTTCCAAGGTTCGCCTACTTTTGTAGTGGGGGCGGGCAGGCGTTGGCCCCTTTAAGATccaccctccctcttcccctccacagccccccccagtctttccctccctctcttagaggccaattttgttaattaaatgttttgtttGCGACGCAGCTCTCATTCATTGCGGACACGTCATTCGGAGCAGATCTAAGCCAGAGACCAGATCTCATTAGATAAAGCCCATCAGAACTAAGAAAATGGAGGAGCCACTAATTAAAGCTTTTAATTGTGCGGATTCGCTGCAGCAAGGCAGCCGCTTTATCTGAAAtcttggagggagaggaggcagaagacCAGTTCTGCCCAATAGACACTTGgtcaggaagagggaagggactAGGGAAAagctgtgcccccccccccccccaccacacatcCCAGCCCTGCTTCCCCTCAGCTTTTTAGCCATATCTTGGTAGTTTTCAAAAGCTCACACCTCCAAGTCAGGCAGCTTAAAGCCCCTTAATAAATGGCTCTGTGGTCCCAGTCGGGGCCGAGGAGCCGAAGGGCCCCCTTCACCTGGCATCTGGCAAGCGGATTACTCTGCTCTTCAGTGGCCATCCTTGCAGAATTCAAAGCTCCTCCAACAAGTGGACTGGGGAGGAGATTGGGGAGGGAGTAGCTGAGAGGAAAAGGACGCGCGCCAGCTCCTCACCTTCCCACCCTTCTGGCACCTTGATGGGCACAGGGAGGAACACTGAAGGAAGACTTCAGAGATTCCtcaacctgggggtgggggaggctcagCTGTTGATGAGCTCTGAAAGGAGTGGGAGGCGATGATCAATTCCGTACTGAGCTAGAACTCATCTCTCCCGGGAGAGGTCTAAGCTTCTCAGGGTAGCATGTAGTTCAAGAGCAAGCCTGGCTCCCGTTTTCAaaatcagagggggaaaaaaatgagaaaatggaccCAGTTAATTAAGGCATGGTGCTGGGTACACATCTTCCATTGCTCCATTAAGCCAGTTGAAAACACCAAATGGGCATTTATATTTGGTCCCAAGAATAGGGAAAGCAGGCAATTCCCAGAAAGCCACTTGCCTAAACTTGTCCTGAGGGAATGCAAGTGGACCCATCTTCTTTTTAATTAGTGGTAATCAGAAGCAAAGGTTTTTTGAAGGCACTTGACAGGAGGTGAATCTGTACCATTCCCGGCATCTGAATAGCACTCTCAATTTTTCCACTTTAAGTTACCCTCCCGTCTTACCAGTTTTGCTCTCTATTTAATTACAATACTGTCAAAGCTCAAAGCTCATGGCATTGCTTGGAAGGAGGACCAGAAAGCATTACACCCATGCTCCTGTTGATTTTCCAACATTTACTTCTAAAAGAACACTTAGTGAAATTAATGCTGccatcttaatttaaaaataaaagccctctCCCTTCCTATATTTCTTTTACTTGGCTGATTGAGGATGCCAGCAGAGTGGACATAGGTTGCATTATCGGAATAACCAAATGTCATTTTGCTCCATCATTTTAGATTAATGATACCACTGGGgtaaacatacacacactcagCTCTGAACTGCACTGGGATCTTTTGCACTTTTAGATGCAGAGTTGAGGGAATCACAATGGAGCTAAACTTTGTACAAAAAAACCTCACCCACTGATTTACCCGCATTGAAGAGAGCAACATTTTCTACTAATATCTATAAAGAAAACGGTTTAGGACAGAAATTGAACTAGAATGCAATTCTTCGTAAAAGTGAGCGGTTCTCTAATATCAACGGTGTgcgtgtgggttttttttttttttaattactggatGTTGAAACAGAACACCTCCTAGAAGCATTCATGTGCATCAGTCTATCAAACCATTTACTCAAATTAAATGTGTAATCCTTCAAATGCCTCCTTTCAAATTAATGAGTTTAAGTAGCTTGAGTT harbors:
- the LMO4 gene encoding LIM domain transcription factor LMO4 isoform X2; its protein translation is MVNPGSSSQPPPVTAGSLSWKRCAGCGGKIADRFLLYAMDSYWHSRCLKCSCCQAQLGDIGTSCYTKSGMILCRNDYIRLFGNSGACSACGQSIPASELVMRAQGNVYHLKCFTCSTCRNRLVPGDRFHYINGSLFCEHDRPTALINGHLNSLQSNPLLPDQKVC